One Theropithecus gelada isolate Dixy chromosome 20, Tgel_1.0, whole genome shotgun sequence DNA segment encodes these proteins:
- the RIPOR1 gene encoding rho family-interacting cell polarization regulator 1 isoform X4 translates to MMSLSVRPQRRLLSARVSRSQSFAGVLGSHERGPRSFPVFSPPGPPRKPPALSRVSRMFSVAHPAAKVPQPERLDLVYAALKRGLTAYLEVHQQEQEKLQGQIRESKRNSRLGFLYDLDKQVKSIERFLRRLEFHASKIDELYEAYCVQRRLRDGAYNMVRAYTTGSPGSREARDSLAEATRGHREYTESMCLLESELEAQLGEFHLRMKGLAGFARLCVGDQYEICMKYGRQRWKLRGRIEGSGKQVWDSEETIFLPLLTEFLSIKVTELKGLANHVVVGSVSCETKDLFAALPQVVAVDINDLGTIKLSLEVTWSPFDKDDQPSAASSVNKASTVTKRFSTYSQSPPDTPSLREQAFYNMLRRQEELENGTAWSLSSESSDDSSSPQLSGTARHSSAPRPLVQQPELLPIQVAFRRPETPSSGPLDEEGAVAPVLANGHAPYSRTLSHISEASVDAALAEASVEAIGPESLAWGPSPPTHPAPTHGEHPSPVPPTLDPGHSATSSTFGTTGSVPTSTDPAPSAHLDSVHKATDSGPSELPGPTHTTTGSTCSAIQSPLTDTTTGSTHKPIISTLTTTGPTVNIIGPVQTTTSHTHTMPSPTHTPTSPTHKTRMSTPTTISPTHTPTSPTHKTRMSPPTTTSPNPSAMGLVQTATSPTLINVSPTSPELATLSSPSKHSDPTLPATDSLPCSPPASNSCTQADPIAPSTSHPSPAHSSRKPLTSPAPDPPESMVQSLSPAPSPPTPAPQHSDLSLAMAVQTPVPGAAGGSGDKILEEALGALMAALDDYRGQFPELQGLEQEVTRLESLLMQRQGLTRSRASSLSITVEHALESFSFLNEDEDEDNDVPGDRPPSSPEAGAEDSIDSPSARPLSTGCPALDAALVRHLYHCSRLLLKLGTFGPLRCQEAWALERLLREARVLEAVCEFSRRWEIPASSAQEVVQFSASRPGFLTFWDQCTERLSCFLCPVERVLLTFCNQYGARLSLRQPGLAEAVCVKFLEDALGQKLPRRPQPGPGEQLTVFQFWSFVETLDSPTMEAYVTETAEEVLLVRNLNSDDQAVVLKALRLAPEGRLRRDGLRALSSLLVHGNNKVMAAVSTQLRSLSLGPAFRERALLCFLDQLEDEDVQTRVAGCLALGCIKAPEGIEPLVYLCQTDTEAVREAARQSLQQCGEEGQSAHRRLEESLDALPRIFGPGSMASTAF, encoded by the exons ATGATGTCCCTGTCGGTGCGGCCGCAGCGCCGCCTGCTCAGCGCCCGGGTCAGTAGGAGCCAGTCCTTCGCAGGCGTCCTCGGCAGCCACGAGCGGGGGCCCAG GAGCTTCCCGGTCTTCAGCCCGCCGGGGCCCCCACGGAAGCCCCCCGCGCTCTCCCGAGTGTCCAGGATGTTTTCCGTGGCTCATCCAGCAGCCAAGGTGCCGCAACCCGAGCGGCTGGACCTGGTGTATGCGGCGCTGAAGCGGGGCCTGAC GGCCTACTTGGAAGTGCACCAGCAGGAGCAGGAGAAACTCCAGGGGCAGATAAGGGAGTCCAAGAGGAATTCCCGCTTG GGCTTCCTGTATGATCTGGACAAG CAAGTCAAGTCCATTGAACGCTTCCTGCGACGACTGGAGTTCCATGCCAGCAAG ATCGACGAGCTGTATGAGGCATACTGTGTCCAGCGGCGTCTCCGGGATGGTGCCTACAACATGGTCCGTGCCTACACCACTGGGTCCCCGGGGAGCCGAGAGGCCCGGGACAGCCTAGCAGAGGCCACTCGGGGGCATCGCGAGTACACGGAG aGCATGTGTCTGCTGGAGAGTGAGCTGGAGGCACAGCTGGGCGAGTTTCATCTCCGAATGAAAG GGCTGGCTGGCTTTGCCAGGCTGTGTGTAGGCGATCAATATGAG ATCTGCATGAAATATGGGCGTCAGCGCTGGAAACTACGGGGCCGAATTGAGGGTAGTGGAAAGCAGGTGTGGGACAGTGAAGAAACCATCTTTCTCCCACTGCTCACGGAATTTCTGTCTATCAAG GTGACAGAACTGAAGGGCCTGGCCAACCATGTGGTTGTGGGCAGTGTCTCCTGTGAGACCAAGGACCTGTTTGCCGCCCTGCCCCAGGTTGTGGCTGTGGATATCAATGACCTTGGCACCATCAAGCTCAGCCTGGAAGTCACATGGAG ccccttCGACAAGGATGACCAGCCCTCAGCCGCTTCTTCTGTCAACAAGGCCTCCACAGTCACCAAGCGCTTCTCCACCTATAGCCAGAGCCCACCGGACACACCCTCACTTCGGGAACAGGCCTTCTAT aACATGCTGCGAcggcaggaggagctggagaaTGGGACAGCATGGTCCCTGTCATCCGAATCTTCAGACGACTCATCCAGCCCACAGCTCTCAGGCACTGCCCGCCACTCATCAGCCCCTAGGCCCCTGGTGCAACAGCCTGAACTCCTTCCCATCCAAGTTGCCTTCCGTAGGCCTGAGACCCCCAGCTCTGGTCCCCTGGATGAGGAGGGGGCCGTGGCCCCAGTCCTGGCAAATGGGCATGCACCCTACAGTCGGACTCTTAGCCACATCAGTGAGGCTAGTGTAGACGCTGCCTTGGCTGAGGCTTCAGTGGAGGCCATTGGCCCAGAAAGCCTAGCCTGGGGACCTAGCCCACCTACACACCCAGCTCCCACCCATGGAGAGCACCCCAGCCCTGTTCCTCCGACCCTGGACCCTGGCCACTCTGCCACAAGCTCCACCTTCGGTACAACAGGCTCTGTCCCCACATCTACAGACCCTGCCCCATCTGCACACCTAGACTCAGTTCATAAGGCCACAGACTCTGGCCCTTCAGAACTGCCAGGCCCCACTCACACCACTACAGGCTCCACCTGTAGTGCCATTCAAAGCCCCCTCACTGACACTACTACAGGCTCCACCCACAAGCCCATAATCTCTACCCTTACTACTACAGGCCCTACCGTCAATATCATAGGCCCAGTCCAGACTACCACAAGCCACACCCATACCATGCCAAGCCCCACCCATACCCCCACAAGTCCCACCCATAAAACCAGGATGTCAACTCCTACCACTATAAGTCCCACCCATACCCCCACAAGTCCCACCCATAAAACCAGGATGTCACCTCCCACCACTACAAGTCCTAACCCCAGTGCTATGGGCCTAGTCCAGACTGCCACAAGCCCCACCCTTATAAATGTAAGTCCTACTTCTCCAGAACTTGCTACCCTCTCCAGCCCCTCCAAACACTCAGACCCCACCCTCCCAGCCACCGACTCCCTTCCCTGTAGTCCCCCAGCCTCCAATTCCTGCACTCAGGCAGACCCTATAGCCCCCAGCACCTCCCACCCAAGTCCTGCCCATTCCAGTAGGAAACCCCTCACAAGCCCTGCCCCAGATCCCCCAGAGTCTATGGTTCAGAGTCTAAGCCCCGCTccctcacccccaacccctgcACCCCAGCATTCAGACCTTAGCCTGGCCATGGCTGTCCAGACCCCAGTCCCAGGGGCAGCCGGAGGGTCTGGGGACAAGATCCTGGAGGAGGCACTGGGGGCCCTAATGGCTGCCCTGGATGACTACCGTGGCCAGTTTCCTGAGCTGCAGGGCCTGGAGCAGGAGGTGACCCGACTAGAGAGTCTGCTCATG CAGAGACAAGGTCTGACTCGCAGCCGGGCCTCCAGTCTCAGCATCACCGTGGAGCATGCCTTGGAGAGCTTCAGCTTCCTCAATGAAGACGAAGATGAAGACAATGATGTTCCTGGGGACAG GCCTCCAAGCAGCCCAGAGGCTGGGGCTGAGGACAGCATAGACTCACCCAGTGCCCGCCCCCTCAGCACGGGGTGTCCAGCTCTGGACGCTGCCTTGGTCCGGCACCTGTACCACTGCAGTCGCCTCCTGCTG AAACTGGGCACATTTGGGCCTCTGCGATGCCAGGAGGCATGGGCCCTGGAGCGGCTGCTGCGGGAAGCCCGAGTGCTGGAGGCAGTATGCGAGTTCAGCAGGCGGTGGGAGATCCCGGCCAGCTCTGCCCAAGAAG TGGTGCAGTTCTCGGCCTCTCGGCCTGGCTTCTTGACCTTCTGGGACCAGTGCACAGAGAGACTCAGCTGCTTCCTCTGCCCAGTGGAGCGGGTGCTTCTCACCTTCTGCAACCAGTATGGTGCCCGCCTCTCCCTGCGCCAGCCAGGCTTGGCTGAGGCTG TTTGTGTGAAGTTCCTGGAGGATGCCCTGGGGCAGAAGCTGCCCAGAAGGCCCCAGCCAGGGCCTGGAGAGCAGCTCACGGTCTTCCAGTTCTGGAGTTTTGTGGAAACCTTAGACAGCCCCACCATGGAGGCCTACGTGACCGAGACTGCCGAGGAGG TGCTACTGGTGCGGAATCTGAACTCAGATGACCAGGCTGTTGTGCTGAAGGCCCTGAGATTGGCGCCCGAGGGGCGTCTGCGAAGGGATGGGCTGCGGGCCCTCAGCTCCCTGCTCGTCCATGGCAACAACAAGGTGATGGCTGCTGTCAGCACCCAGCTCCGGAGCCTGTCACTGGGCCCTGCCTTCCGGGAGAGG GCCCTCCTGTGCTTTCTGGACCAGCTGGAGGATGAGGACGTGCAGACTCGAGTGGCTGGCTGCCTGGCCCTAGGCTGCATCAAG GCTCCCGAGGGCATTGAGCCCCTGGTGTACCTCTGCCAAACTGACACAGAAGCTGTGAGGGAAGCTGCCCGGCAGAGCCTACAGCAGTGTG GAGAAGAGGGACAGTCTGCCCATCGACGGCTAGAGGAGTCCCTGGACGCCCTGCCCCGCATCTTTGGGCCTGGCAGCATGGCGAGCACAGCATTCTAA